The window CCAAGAACGACAGGAACGAATCGAAAACAAACACAACCACAAAATCGTCAAAGCATCACTCACACACAGCTAGAACAAATTTACATGTCAGACTTCACCTCGAAGGGCCCTCAACACCTTGGATTGAGGTGCGTCCGGGTCGCCCCTCATGGCCGACTCACGCCATATCCTGACGGCCCTGAGAAGAGCCTCCTCCGCTGTGTCCAGCTGCTCGGGCCGCCACCCCACCACGTCTGGGTTCCCACCGTAGTACGAAGAACCCGCTGTTCCATCCGTGGCCCTCGTTATGGGCTTTCTCGTGTCGGCAAACTCGACCTCCGACAGCGGAGACGCCTGGTGGTGCTTATAGTAGTCGCTGTCATCTTCGACCTGGTCACCCCTCTTGCTACGCTCCGCCCTGCCTTGACCATCCTCGGCTTCGCTCGGCCACGGGGAGCCATCGAGCCCGGCGCAGGACACCGACTCGAGGTTGGCAGAGGATGAAGTGTTGCGTCGTCTCTGCTCGGTGTTGGGCTCTGAAGGGTTGTATGCTCCGGAGGACTCGAGCCGCTGGGAGGACAAGTGCGGAGGCTTCGGATGCGCGAAGGGGTCGGAGGACGCTGATTTGTTGGGTTTGTGTTGGGCCTCTTGGGGAGCCTCAGCTGCTGG of the Punica granatum isolate Tunisia-2019 chromosome 6, ASM765513v2, whole genome shotgun sequence genome contains:
- the LOC116209823 gene encoding uncharacterized protein LOC116209823, whose amino-acid sequence is MQPLRLAAAIAGRRAYTNYWAPATIGQRLAVSASSGRNADPDVHARDYDEPVVFSGEPEETKNVAEPKPAAEAPQEAQHKPNKSASSDPFAHPKPPHLSSQRLESSGAYNPSEPNTEQRRRNTSSSANLESVSCAGLDGSPWPSEAEDGQGRAERSKRGDQVEDDSDYYKHHQASPLSEVEFADTRKPITRATDGTAGSSYYGGNPDVVGWRPEQLDTAEEALLRAVRIWRESAMRGDPDAPQSKVLRALRGEV